One Tachysurus vachellii isolate PV-2020 chromosome 8, HZAU_Pvac_v1, whole genome shotgun sequence genomic window carries:
- the lss gene encoding lanosterol synthase: MTEGTCVRRRGGPYRSPAVTDLRRWRLSNVEGRQTWKYLKDEDTEEREQNFLEAHSLGLDTSKFVPASSAAHTVVEAAQKGMEFYSRLQAEDGHWAGDYGGPLFLLPGLLITCHVAKIPLPEAWKKEMVRYLRSVQLPDGGWGLHVEDKSTVFGTALNYTTLRILGVGPDDPDMVRARNNLHTKGGAVGIPSWGKFWLAILNVYSWEGMNTLFPEMWLFPAWMPAHPSTLWCHCRQVYLPMSYCYAVRLSAQEDSLVLSLRQELYVQNYSTINWPAQRSNVAASDMYTPHSAMLTAAYSFLNLYEAYHSTALREKAVNELYDHIQADDRFTKCISIGPISKTINMLVRWYVDGPTSPAFQEHVARIPDYLWLGLDGLKMQGTNGSQLWDTAFAVQAFLEAGAQNDPKFTQCLMKAHQFFNLSQVKENPPDYKKYYRQMNKGGFPFSTRDCGWIVADCTAEGLKSVMLLQEQCSFITDHISLQRLFDAVNVLLSMRNSDGGFATYETKRGGKLLELLNPSEVFGDIMIDYTYVECTSAVMQALQHFHHAYPDHRTQEIRSTLQQGLDYCRRMQRPDGSWEGSWGVCFTYAVWFGLEAFACRGHIFQDGYDGPVCTEVRRACDFLLSKQMEDGGWGEDFESCEQRCYIQSKNSQIHNTCWALLGLMAVRYPDCIVIERGIQVLIDKQLPNGDWPQENISGVFNKSCAISYTSYRNVFPVWTLGRFMRLYPSSSLAQKLGGTER; this comes from the exons GTGTGTGCGGCGAAGAGGGGGTCCTTATAGGAGTCCAGCGGTGACAGACCTGAGGCGCTGGAGGCTCAGTAATGTGGAAGGAAGGCAGACATGGAAATATCTGAAGGATGAAGACACTGAGGAGAGGGAGCAGAACTTCTTGGAGGCTCACTCACTGGGTCTTGATACA AGTAAGTTTGTTCCAGCCTCCTCAGCAGCTCACACAGTGGTTGAAGCTGCTCAGAAGGGGATGGAGTTTTACAGCCGTCTCCAGGCCGAAGATGGCCACTGGGCTGGAGACTATGGAGGGCCACTATTCTTGCTTCCAG GTCTCCTCATAACCTGTCATGTTGCTAAAATCCCTCTACCAGAAGCCTGGAAGAAGGAGATGGTGAGGTATCTACGTTCAGTGCAGCTGCCCGATGGTGGCTGGGGTCT GCATGTAGAAGACAAGTCGACTGTGTTTGGCACAGCTCTTAATTACACCACACTGCGAATCTTAGGAGTTGGGCCTGATGACCCAGATATGGTGCGGGCAAGGAACAACTTACACACCAAAG GAGGTGCTGTAGGTATACCGTCCTGGGGAAAGTTCTGGTTGGCTATCCTCAATGTGTACAGTTGGGAAGGGATGAACACGCTCTTTCCAGAGATGTG gtTGTTTCCTGCTTGGATGCCGGCGCACCCGTCCACTCTGTGGTGCCACTGCAGGCAGGTCTACCTTCCCATGAGCTACTGTTATGCTGTTAGATTGTCTGCGCAGGAGGACTCACTGGTACTCAGCCTGAGACAG GAACTATATGTCCAGAATTATTCGACTATTAACTGGCCAGCTCAAAGAAGCAATGTTGCAGCGTCAGACATGTACACCCCTCACAGCGCTATGCTCACTGCCGCCTACT CCTTCCTGAACCTTTATGAGGCATATCACAGTACTGCACTGAGAGAAAAGGCTGTGAATGAGCTGTACGATCACATCCAAGCTGACGATCGCTTTACAAAGTGCATTAGCATTGGACCG ATCTCAAAAACTATTAATATGTTGGTGCGCTGGTATGTCGATGGACCCACATCACCTGCCTTCCAGGAGCATGTGGCAAGGATCCCAGACTACCTCTG GCTAGGTCTTGATGGCTTAAAAATGCAG GGAACCAATGGATCTCAACTATGGGACACTGCCTTTGCAGTACAAGCATTTCTTGAG GCAGGTGCACAGAATGACCCCAAGTTTACACAGTGTTTAATGAAGGCCCACCAGTTTTTTAATCTAAGCCAG GTTAAAGAAAATCCTCCAGACTACAAGAAATATTACCGACAAATGAACAAG gGAGGCTTTCCCTTCAGCACGCGTGACTGTGGTTGGATCGTGGCCGACTGCACAGCAGAGGGCCTGAAGTCGGTGATGTTACTGCAGGAGCAGTGCAGCTTCATCACAGACCACATTTCCTTACAAAGACTCTTTGATGCAGTCAATGTG CTTTTAAGCATGAGAAATTCTGATGGTGGTTTTGCCACATATGAGACCAAACGTGGAGGAAAACTGCTGGAGCTACTCAACCCTTCAGAGGTGTTTG GTGATATCATGATCGACTACACCTATGTGGAATGCACATCAGCTGTGATGCAGGCTTTGCAGCACTTTCATCATGCTTATCCCGatcatagaacacaggagattaG GAGTACACTTCAGCAGGGACTTGACTACTGCAGAAGGATGCAAAGACCTGATGGTTCATGGGAAGG GTCATGGGGTGTGTGCTTTACATATGCAGTATGGTTTGGATTGGAGGCGTTTGCATGCAGGGGCCATATTTTCCAGGATGGATACGATGG ACCGGTTTGTACTGAAGTGAGGCGTGCGTGTGACTTCTTGCTCTCAAAGCAGATGGAGGATGGAGGTTGGGGGGAGGACTTTGAGTCGTGTGAGCAGAGGTGTTATATACAAAGCAAAAATTCTCAGATCCATAATACCTGTTGGGCTTTGCTGGGCCTGATGGCTGTTAG GTACCCTGACTGCATAGTCATTGAGCGTGGAATACAGGTTTTGATTGACAAGCAGCTACCTAATGGAGACTGGCCACAG GAGAACATCTCTGGTGTTTTCAACAAGAGCTGTGCCATCAGTTACACATCCTATAGAAATGTGTTTCCAGTTTGGACTCTGGGCCGATTCATGCGTCTCTACCCCTCCAGTTCACTTGCTCAGAAACTGGGAGGCACTGAAAGATAA